The Montipora foliosa isolate CH-2021 chromosome 1, ASM3666993v2, whole genome shotgun sequence genome has a window encoding:
- the LOC138012037 gene encoding uncharacterized protein, with amino-acid sequence MALRYSKSFLMNVYGSAQAFQSRCCYDLWRRLADLGISRAKPTRRGFRGGKRKARTLNQHHTLQSVVARNDSTSLDLPFQEESNICNVTSDLHNGGRESLNIHNDTFGNGSLNDRQDPHGPARSAPCNAAGSTHHFTPKIMVSNVMSLVPKMSEVSEFILRNQVSLAFITESWLKSSLVCDSVIDISGYSVLRKDRASESHGGICLYLKDTSYKTLDELSCCQDHESLLLAESRFPNCALIVAGDFNRLDVKSIQRHFRLKQIVKKPTRKNAMLDLVLTNMHDYYADPQHFPPFGLSDHHTVIVEAKVRESSRQSPKFILKRDKRESRRAELGRYFATMDWQLLFSSASGCQDMLDILHNVIHTGLDILMPVKRVRVNTSDVPWMTSHLKSLILKRQKAFREHGAESSCYKFYGNAVNRKRKSSKASFYKIKVEHMKDENPKLWRKEVKRLCGSHSNMGNVTNHIHIEELEDCDNQELANTINQAFLEPLEEYRLEQPLTKFPTAIDSKLREVSEMRVMKLLATLNPSKACGPDAIPNWLLKKYAELLAVPVSKIINSSFKEQRLPKIWKFANISPLPKVKPVEDLKKHLRPISLTPCLSKVAEELREIGRS; translated from the exons ATGGCCTTGAGATACTCCAAATCGTTTCTTATGAACGTATATGGATCTGCTCAAGCTTTTCAGTCGCGTTGCTGCTACGACCTTTGGCGACGCTTGGCTGATCTTGGTATCTCAAGAGCAAAGCCTACCCGAAGAGGCTTCCGCggaggaaaaagaaaagcaagaacaCTCAATCAACACCATACTTTACAATCGGTGGTGGCTAGAAACGATTCAACTTCGCTGGATTTGCCATTTCAAGAAGAATCTAACATTTGCAATGTGACTTCGGATTTGCATAATGGAGGTAGAGagtcattaaatattcataacGACACCTTTGGTAACGGGTCTCTGAACGACCGCCAAGACCCGCATGGTCCCGCGCGTAGCGCGCCATGTAACGCCGCTGGTTCTACGCACCACTTTACTCCAAAAATCATGGTTTCCAATGTGATGTCTCTGGTACCAAAGATGAGTGAAGTTAGTGAATTCATTCTACGTAACCAAgttagcctcgctttcattACTGAATCTTGGCTAAAGTCCTCCTTAGTCTGTGACTCGGTTATTGACATATCCGGGTACTCCGTTCTTCGGAAGGATCGCGCATCTGAAAGTCATGGCGGGATTTGTCTCTATCTAAAAGACACCAGCTATAAGACACTTGACGAACTGTCTTGTTGCCAAGACCATGAG TCGCTCCTTCTCGCCGAGTCTCGCTTCCCGAACTGCGCTCTAATTGTGGCTGGAGATTTTAATCGCCTGGATGTTAAATCGATTCAAAGGCACTTTCGGTTGAAGCAGATCGTCAAGAAGCCAACCAGGAAAAATGCGATGTTGGACCTAGTGTTAACAAATATGCATGACTACTACGCTGATCCTCAACACTTCCCACCCTTTGGCCTTTCTGATCACCATACTGTTATCGTGGAGGCTAAAGTGAGAGAAAGCTCCCGTCAATCCCCAAAGTTCATTCTTAAGCGGGACAAACGAGAAAGTCGGCGAGCCGAGTTGGGACGATATTTTGCCACTATGGATTGGCAATTGTTGTTTTCCTCAGCTAGTGGCTGCCAAGATATGCTTGACATACTTCACAATGTCATTCATACTGGCCTTGACATCCTCATGCCTGTTAAAAGAGTTCGTGTCAACACGTCTGATGTCCCATGGATGACGTCCCACCTTAAGTCGTTGATTTTAAAACGACAAAAGGCTTTTCGTGAACATGGTGCCGAATCGTCCTGTTACAAGTTCTATGGGAACGCTGTAAATCGTAAAAGAAAATCATCCAAGGCCTCCTTTTACAAAATCAAAGTCGAGCACATGAAGGATGAAAACCCTAAGTTGTGGAGGAAGGAAGTCAAACGTTTATGTGGATCCCATTCCAACATGGGCAATGTTACCAATCACATCCACATCGAAGAACTCGAGGATTGTGACAACCAGGAACTTGCAAACACTATCAACCAGGCTTTCCTCGAACCACTTGAGGAATATCGCTTGGAACAGCCGCTGACCAAGTTCCCTACCGCCATTGACTCAAAGCTGCGTGAGGTATCTGAGATGAGGGTAATGAAGCTGCTGGCTACACTGAACCCTTCGAAGGCGTGCGGCCCAGATGCGATTCCAAATTGGCTTCTCAAGAAATATGCAGAGTTATTGGCTGTCCCAGTCTCTAAAATTATTAACTCCTCATTTAAAGAACAACGTCTTCCGAAGATCTGGAAGTTTGCTAACATCTCACCGCTGCCAAAGGTGAAGCCGGTGGAGGATCTAAAGAAGCATCTTCGTCCAATTTCTCTCACTCCTTGTCTCTCGAAGGTTGCTGAGGAGTTACGTGAAATCGGCCGTTCTTAA
- the LOC137995427 gene encoding uncharacterized protein, with protein sequence MNKAKHCWRCGEACTQQCSRCKVAFYCTKECQKQDKWRHKPDCDSANLKRKCLSCGIEQSRTMQCTNCLDAAYCSVDCQRKHWARHKRNCQVIVERTFALVEEIKKLQKLKESNVGLMATYYWGNTPAVDLLNLPMNEGEKFADPLSLLLCGVGDPRNVLLTIASLPETYKQPVAFVLNDICPCTLARTVLLLYMLYKGGNAGNAINERVVRVWYSVRISAEDFDDLTCALQDLVTTNELLKLTEGVMMIPTEHLRQLQIVWTEWLRLSKRQGSWVEDSRQEANSRDPERQDGVSRYLHAISVEHRKSTQHFLDTGIFHSSKNAPELTRQNVTLTGRGTHRFTADSNFRYSIPPNVLPFTGWDYREIKKTCYSTSLTKMYTIYLSGILQTSSQRLKRDQLKFRFLLCDVGNIEAWLPSDLTYDRITTSNLWDYCPLTVLLRKLKDFLNKSNSHAVMLTETENWIRDFMPEIIHVLPYRLGIDDLSKRALLDTGNPELVDSSGLSSVVEYINLTSEFLMFLRASLLASCPDKELVSFKKKKKIPSVKSLASSMGLQIRDFIKNENTVFPFRWALNCRRVVMLRGYERALEWKLVLTDEASPIIPPEFDLD encoded by the exons ATGAACAAAGCTAAGCATTGTTGGCGTTGTGGGGAAGCCTGCACTCAGCAATGTTCACGATGCAAAGTGGCTTTTTACTGCACAAAGGAATGTCAGAAACAGGATAAATGGCGACACAAGCCAGATTGCGATTCGGCAAACCTAAAGAGAAAGTGTTTGAGCTGCGGTATTGAACAATCGAGAACAATGCAGTGTACAAACTGTTTGGATGCCGCCTACTGTAGCGTAGATTGCCAAAGGAAACACTGGGCACGTCACAAACGTAACTGCCAAGTCATTGTTGAAAGAACGTTTGCATTGGTCGAGGAAAttaaaaaacttcaaaagctaAAGGAGAGTAACGTTGGTCTCATGGCAACCTATTACTGGGGTAATACTCCAGCCGTGGATCTGCTCAACTTGCCCATGAATGAGGGAGAGAAGTTTGCTGATCCACTATCTCTGTTATTATGTGGAGTTGGTGATCCTAGGAATGTGTTACTCACCATTGCCTCCTTGCCTGAGACTTATAAGCAGCCAGTGGCATTTGTATTAAACGACATTTGTCCATGTACTCTCGCTCGAACAGTTTTGCTTCTCTACATGCTATATAAAG GAGGAAATGCTGGAAATGCTATCAACGAAAGAGTGGTCCGAGTTTGGTACTCGGTTCGCATTTCTGCAGAGGATTTTGATGACCTGACGTGTGCTCTTCAAGACCTCGTGACTACCAATGAACTTCTCAAGCTTACTGAAGGCGTTATGATGATTCCCACAGAACACCTCAGGCAGCTACAGATCGTTTGGACCGAATGGCTTCGCTTGTCAAAACGCCAAGGGTCGTGGGTTGAAGATTCGAGACAAGAGGCCAATTCCCGTGATCCAGAAAGACAGGATGGTGTTAGCCGATACTTACATGCTATCTCAGTTGAGCACAGGAAGTCCACTCAACATTTTCTTGACACAGGTATATTTCATTCATCAAAAAATGCCCCAGAGTTGACCAGACAAAATGTTACTTTAACGGGTAGAGGAACCCATCGCTTTACCGCTGACTCCAACTTTCGTTACAGCATACCGCCGAATGTGCTCCCATTCACCGGATGGGATTACcgagaaataaagaaaacttgCTACTCAACCTCTCTGACAAAGATGTACACCATCTACTTGTCCGGTATTCTGCAAACGTCCTCTCAAAGACTGAAAAGAGACCAGTTGAAGTTCCGTTTCCTTCTATGTGACGTTGGAAATATAGAGGCGTGGCTCCCTTCCGATCTCACATATGACCGCATTACAACATCGAACTTATGGGACTACTGTCCCCTCACTGTTTTGCTGAGAAAATTGAAAGACTTTTTGAACAAATCCAATTCTCATGCTGTCATGTtaactgaaactgaaaactgGATTCGAGATTTTATGCCCGAAATCATTCACGTGTTGCCGTACAGACTCGGTATAGATGACCTCTCCAAAAGAGCCCTGCTGGACACTGGAAACCCTGAACTTGTGGATTCATCCGGCCTGTCCTCAGTTGTGGAATATATTAATTTGACCAGCGAATTCCTGATGTTTCTGAGAGCGTCACTTCTTGCCTCATGCCCTGACAAAGAACTCGTTTCatttaaaaagaagaagaaaattccTTCCGTGAAATCTCTCGCTTCTTCGATGGGGCTTCAAATTCGAGACTTCATCAAAAACGAGAACACAGTATTTCCGTTCAGGTGGGCACTCAATTGTCGCCGAGTTGTTATGTTGAGAGGATATGAAAGAGCGCTTGAATGGAAACTTGTGCTGACAGATGAGGCCTCACCTATCATCCCACCAGAGTTCGATCTTGACTAG
- the LOC138012021 gene encoding uncharacterized protein: MNKAKHCWRCGEACTQQCSRCKVAFYCTKECQKQDKWRHKPDCDSANLTRTCLSCSIEQSRTMQCTNCLDAAYCSVDCQRKHWARHKLKCQDTVERTLALVENIKEFHKLKESNVGLMATYYWGNIPAVDLLNLPMNEGEKFADPLSLLLCGVGDPRNVLLTIASLPETYKQPVTFVLNDICPCTLARTILLLYMLYKGGNDVNERVVRVWYSVRISAQDFDDLTCALQDLVTTNELFKLTGGLMMVPTEHFSQLQFVWTEWLRLSKRKGSWVEDSRQEANSSDPKRNEGVRIYMHTIPVEHRKSIQHFLDTGIFHSPRNAPELTRQNVTLTGKGTHHFTADRNFHYSIPTDVHPFTGWDYQEMKKTCYSTSLTKMYTIYLSGILQKSSQRMKIDQLRFRFLLCDVANIEAWLPSDLTFDRITTSNLWDYFPLAVLLRKLKVLLNTSNFHAVMLTESQNWTRNVMPEIIHVLPYRLGIDDLRKRALLDTGNPELVHSSGLSTVVEYLNLTSEFLMFLRASLLASCHDKEIASFKRKKRIPSVKSLASSMGLQIRDFIKNENTVFPFRWALNCRRVVMLRGYERALEWKLVPTDEASPIIPPELDLD; encoded by the exons ATGAACAAAGCTAAGCATTGTTGGCGTTGTGGGGAAGCCTGCACTCAGCAATGTTCACGATGCAAAGTGGCTTTTTACTGCACAAAGGAATGTCAGAAACAGGATAAATGGCGACACAAGCCAGATTGCGATTCGGCAAACCTTACGAGAACGTGTTTGAGCTGCAGTATTGAACAATCGAGAACAATGCAGTGCACAAACTGTTTGGATGCCGCCTATTGTAGCGTAGATTGCCAAAGGAAACACTGGGCACGTCACAAACTTAAGTGCCAAGATACTGTTGAAAGAACGCTTGCATTGGTCGAGAACATTAAAGAATTTCATAAGCTAAAGGAGAGTAACGTTGGTCTCATGGCTACCTATTACTGGGGTAATATTCCAGCCGTGGATCTGCTCAACTTGCCCATGAATGAGGGAGAGAAGTTTGCTGATCCACTATCTCTGTTATTATGTGGAGTTGGTGATCCTAGGAATGTGTTGCTTACCATTGCTTCTCTGCCTGAGACTTATAAGCAGCCAGTGACATTCGTATTGAACGACATTTGTCCATGTACTCTCGCTCGAACAATTTTGCTTCTCTACATGCTATATAAAG GAGGAAATGATGTGAACGAAAGAGTGGTCCGAGTTTGGTACTCGGTTCGAATTTCCGCACAGGACTTTGATGACCTGACGTGTGCTCTTCAAGACCTCGTGACTACAAATGAACTATTCAAGCTTACTGGAGGTCTCATGATGGTTCCTACAGAACACTTCAGCCAGCTACAGTTCGTTTGGACCGAATGGCTTCGCTTGTCAAAACGCAAAGGGTCGTGGGTGGAAGATTCGAGACAAGAGGCCAATTCCTCCGATCCAAAACGAAACGAGGGCGTTAGAATATACATGCATACAATCCCAGTTGAGCACAGGAAGtccattcaacattttcttgaCACAGGTATATTTCATTCACCAAGAAACGCCCCAGAGTTGACCAGACAAAACGTTACTTTAACGGGTAAAGGAACTCATCACTTTACCGCCGACCGCAATTTTCATTACAGCATACCGACGGATGTGCATCCATTCACCGGATGGGATTaccaagaaatgaagaaaacctGCTACTCAACGTCTCTGACAAAGATGTACACCATCTACTTGTCCGGTATTCTGCAAAAGTCCTCTCAAAGAATGAAAATAGACCAGTTAAGGTTCCGTTTCCTTTTATGCGACGTTGCAAACATCGAGGCCTGGCTGCCTTCCGACCTCACATTTGACCGAATTACAACATCCAACTTGTGGGACTACTTCCCACTCGCTGTTTTGCTGAGAAAATTAAAAGTCTTGTTGAACACTTCCAATTTTCATGCCGTCATGTTGACTGAATCTCAAAACTGGACTCGAAATGTTATGCCGGAAATCATTCATGTGTTGCCATACAGACTCGGTATAGATGACCTCCGCAAAAGAGCCCTGCTGGACACTGGAAATCCTGAACTTGTACATTCATCCGGCCTGTCCACAGTGGTTGAATATCTGAATTTGACCAGCGAATTCCTGATGTTTCTGAGAGCGTCACTTCTTGCCTCATGCCATGACAAAGAAATTGCTTCATTTAAAAGGAAGAAGAGAATCCCTTCTGTGAAATCTCTGGCCTCTTCGATGGGACTTCAAATTCGAGACTTCATCAAAAACGAGAACACGGTATTTCCGTTCAGGTGGGCGCTTAATTGCCGCCGAGTTGTTATGTTGAGAGGATACGAAAGAGCGCTTGAATGGAAACTTGTGCCAACAGATGAGGCCTCACCTATCATCCCGCCAGAGTTGGATCTTGACTAG